One Pseudomonas sp. MH9.2 DNA segment encodes these proteins:
- a CDS encoding NAD(P)-dependent oxidoreductase: protein MKKQVVLYKKLSPTLMSRLQQHADVTLIDEPTRDGLARLRAALPHAHGLLGASLKLDAPLLDLAPHLEAVSSVSVGVDNYDLDYLDRRGILLSNTPDVLTETTADTGFALILATARRVVELANLVRAGQWKSNIGSPYFGNDVHGKTLGIIGMGRIGEALAQRGHFGFGMPVLYHSHSPKPAVEARFNAGYRNLEALLQEADFICLTLPLTAETQGLIGARQFALMRPQSIFINISRGKVVDESALIAALQQGQIRAAGLDVFEREPLPHDSPLLQMNNVVATPHIGSATHETREAMAQCAVDNLLSALAGERPLNLVNPKAWGMRVSG from the coding sequence ATGAAAAAACAAGTCGTTCTGTATAAAAAGCTATCGCCAACGTTGATGAGCCGCCTGCAACAGCATGCGGATGTCACGTTGATCGACGAACCAACCCGCGATGGCCTGGCCCGACTGCGTGCTGCCCTGCCCCACGCCCATGGTTTGCTCGGCGCCAGTCTCAAACTGGATGCGCCTTTGCTGGATCTGGCGCCGCACCTTGAGGCGGTGTCAAGCGTCTCGGTTGGCGTCGACAACTATGATCTGGACTACCTTGACCGGCGCGGCATTCTCTTGAGCAACACCCCCGACGTACTGACCGAAACCACGGCCGACACCGGTTTTGCGTTGATCCTTGCTACGGCGAGACGTGTGGTCGAGCTGGCCAATCTGGTTCGCGCCGGGCAGTGGAAGAGCAACATCGGCTCGCCGTATTTCGGCAACGATGTGCATGGTAAAACCCTGGGTATCATCGGCATGGGCCGGATTGGTGAAGCATTGGCACAACGCGGGCATTTTGGTTTCGGCATGCCCGTGCTGTATCACAGTCACTCACCCAAGCCCGCCGTGGAAGCGCGCTTCAATGCGGGTTACCGAAATCTGGAGGCGCTGCTGCAGGAAGCTGACTTCATCTGCCTGACGTTACCGTTGACGGCTGAAACCCAGGGTTTGATCGGTGCCAGGCAATTCGCACTGATGCGTCCGCAGAGCATCTTCATCAACATCTCGCGAGGCAAGGTGGTCGATGAGTCGGCCCTGATTGCCGCCTTGCAACAGGGCCAGATTCGAGCAGCGGGTCTTGACGTGTTTGAGCGCGAGCCGCTGCCCCATGACTCGCCATTGCTGCAAATGAACAACGTGGTCGCCACGCCCCACATAGGCTCGGCGACCCACGAAACCCGTGAAGCCATGGCGCAATGCGCGGTAGACAATCTACTCAGCGCCTTGGCGGGTGAGCGTCCTCTGAATCTGGTTAACCCCAAGGCGTGGGGAATGCGGGTGTCCGGTTGA
- a CDS encoding methyl-accepting chemotaxis protein produces MSLRNMNIAPRAFLGFAFIALLVIALGFFALNRMSVIRQATVDMETNMLPSIGFLGETAECVLRLRITSFRILVNREPALLQETEVRIRDLVSKLQLAKASYAALPAEAEERAVYKEFDATLDKYLNAQGEALDLSRQNKVDDMRNVINSRMKDASDLMGEQIRKLVDINKNGAKESSSIAAQQYDGAKVAILGVAAFAVLLTVLLALLLTRSIVNPLTRAVRAAEDIAGGNLTKHIEVDGKDEPARLLEALVGMQQNLRKTIEQISGSATQLASAAEELSAVTEEASRGVQQQNNEIEQAATAVNEMTAAVEEVARNAVSTSQASQQSTQAAREGRDRVVETVSAIQAMTQDVQTTSDLVEGLAEQGRDIGKVLDVIRSIAEQTNLLALNAAIEAARAGEAGRGFAVVADEVRALAHRTAQSTQEIEQMVAGIQNGTGEAVQSMQLSTNRTQTTLELARSAGVALEQITAAISQINERNLVIASASEEQAQVSREVDRNLVNIRDLATQSAAGANQTSVASHELSRLAIDLNGMVARFVI; encoded by the coding sequence ATGTCGCTACGAAACATGAATATCGCGCCGCGCGCTTTTCTTGGCTTCGCGTTTATTGCCTTATTGGTGATTGCACTGGGCTTTTTCGCGCTGAATCGCATGAGCGTGATTCGGCAGGCCACGGTCGATATGGAAACCAACATGCTCCCCAGCATAGGGTTTCTGGGGGAGACGGCTGAATGCGTTCTGCGCCTGCGTATCACGTCTTTCCGGATACTGGTCAATCGCGAACCTGCATTGTTGCAGGAAACCGAAGTCCGAATTCGTGACCTGGTCAGCAAGTTACAGTTAGCCAAGGCCAGCTACGCTGCGTTGCCCGCCGAAGCTGAAGAGCGTGCGGTATATAAAGAGTTTGATGCCACCCTTGATAAATACTTGAACGCGCAAGGCGAAGCGCTGGATCTGTCGCGACAAAACAAGGTCGACGACATGCGTAACGTGATCAACTCCCGAATGAAAGACGCCTCTGACTTGATGGGTGAACAAATCAGAAAGTTGGTTGACATCAATAAAAATGGCGCAAAGGAATCATCCAGCATTGCCGCTCAACAATACGATGGGGCGAAAGTCGCCATCCTGGGTGTTGCGGCATTTGCCGTTTTACTGACTGTGTTGCTGGCCTTGTTGTTGACACGCAGCATTGTTAACCCTCTGACGAGAGCCGTCCGCGCCGCAGAAGATATTGCGGGTGGCAATCTGACTAAACACATTGAAGTCGACGGCAAAGACGAACCGGCGCGCCTGCTCGAAGCACTGGTGGGCATGCAGCAGAACCTGCGCAAGACAATCGAACAGATTTCCGGGTCGGCTACACAGCTCGCGTCTGCTGCCGAAGAGCTGAGCGCGGTCACCGAGGAAGCGTCTCGTGGCGTGCAACAACAGAATAATGAGATCGAACAAGCGGCTACTGCGGTTAATGAAATGACCGCTGCTGTAGAAGAGGTCGCGCGTAACGCGGTGTCCACGTCCCAAGCGTCGCAACAGTCCACCCAAGCCGCGCGCGAAGGGCGTGATCGGGTGGTCGAGACCGTTTCAGCGATTCAGGCCATGACTCAAGATGTGCAGACCACATCGGATCTGGTAGAAGGCCTGGCGGAGCAGGGACGTGATATCGGTAAGGTATTGGATGTTATTCGCTCCATCGCCGAACAGACCAACTTGCTGGCTTTGAACGCGGCCATCGAGGCCGCACGTGCCGGCGAGGCGGGCAGGGGCTTTGCTGTGGTTGCCGATGAAGTGCGCGCGTTGGCTCATCGCACCGCGCAGTCGACCCAGGAGATCGAACAAATGGTCGCGGGCATTCAAAACGGCACAGGTGAAGCCGTGCAGTCGATGCAACTGAGCACCAACCGCACGCAAACCACCTTGGAACTCGCCCGCTCAGCCGGTGTGGCGCTGGAGCAGATCACCGCAGCCATTTCGCAAATCAACGAGCGCAACCTGGTCATTGCCAGTGCCTCTGAAGAGCAGGCCCAGGTGTCCCGCGAAGTGGATCGTAATCTGGTCAATATTCGCGATCTGGCGACCCAATCCGCTGCCGGCGCCAATCAGACCAGCGTTGCCAGCCATGAACTGTCACGCCTGGCCATAGACCTTAACGGCATGGTAGCGCGGTTTGTGATTTAA
- a CDS encoding DUF1652 domain-containing protein, whose amino-acid sequence MNKVGRMNQVTFPNACQLMRWHFHPVGFEATMDAPSSMIARLFDRASGETVIAIAGIPCSTVMNATDVERIIEAIEAELESFIPPQVSGFL is encoded by the coding sequence TTGAATAAGGTGGGCCGCATGAATCAAGTCACGTTTCCCAATGCATGCCAGCTGATGCGCTGGCATTTTCATCCGGTCGGTTTCGAGGCTACTATGGACGCGCCCAGCAGCATGATCGCCCGTCTGTTTGATCGCGCCAGTGGCGAAACGGTCATCGCTATCGCCGGTATCCCTTGCTCGACAGTGATGAATGCGACAGACGTCGAGCGAATCATTGAGGCCATCGAGGCTGAGCTGGAGTCGTTCATTCCACCGCAAGTGTCGGGTTTTTTGTAA
- a CDS encoding UvrD-helicase domain-containing protein, with protein MNEGYAEGRLDAVEDSQHVLLIRDTRPAEHRGPRIDDHLFDDWRLALTADLKKRIKADVALKLPSHAQPSAAQWKMIFSDTPSTYVIAGAGAGKSTSLVLRILLLSHYLGFELGSMTVVTFTRESRKDFINKLIQIMALWGRSLSLKEGRDLVRTFHSRILPWVRSLPGFSQLRAFENLTNQPALCGEEGADSNPFDLRINDAQRQQLNLCYRDLYASNERFREVMAPLYRHALQLKELDRDHPDVQKRITVTELSAKRDEELCDTIEDLWFRAKAWPIKGIEPMRQTVEINGFSFHFHGYIAELDAWVVLGFDPSENQQMKRSTAKLPIWAEWVIKRTLFQAFCRKPVIWLENYDAAKRVLQSLAGSAVAGPGFDYKVKGELSAAPVLDAFVTAASFIENLGLDVPAAVAQMSFAENDPDRFFFEALSLFWKAFEAHLLTQTPPVMTYNRMFALFGETSPENLKRINDELLRPLSHLMIDEFQDVSPQIVSWIRASLREIRSRGPSMHIGRAAQRSSLMCVGDDWQSIYGWRGSSPKYFMEFAKEFSSPATTKVMLSDNFRSHQHIIDAAEHIVRAAPSIAGKKAKAAGGVQELLPVTVQDRDDDELTERLIQHYNDGDSILLLYRKSSEKARFSEQLQALVNEDSGLPPESRRFKQLTYHSSKGLQADAVFLLGDCQHLTLSPYKNQVYRMAGLGKDGDADPFDTAQKDEVLRLAYVAITRAVRHCYWYIDSSGSENAAVPKASDRIAGDKPFFDDRRGQGVTKNPTLAVE; from the coding sequence ATGAACGAAGGTTACGCAGAAGGTCGGCTCGACGCGGTAGAGGACAGCCAGCACGTGTTGCTGATCCGCGACACCCGCCCCGCCGAACACCGTGGCCCGCGTATCGACGATCACCTGTTCGATGACTGGCGCCTGGCGCTCACTGCAGACCTTAAAAAACGCATCAAAGCCGATGTCGCGCTAAAGCTGCCCAGTCATGCCCAGCCCAGTGCCGCACAATGGAAGATGATTTTCAGCGACACACCGTCTACCTATGTCATTGCCGGTGCCGGTGCCGGTAAGTCCACATCGCTGGTGCTGCGTATTCTCCTGTTGAGCCATTACCTCGGTTTTGAACTCGGTTCCATGACCGTGGTGACGTTCACGCGCGAGTCGCGTAAGGACTTCATCAATAAGCTCATCCAGATTATGGCGCTGTGGGGGCGTAGCTTGAGCCTCAAAGAAGGTCGCGACCTGGTGCGCACCTTTCATTCGCGGATACTGCCATGGGTACGCAGCCTGCCGGGTTTCAGCCAGTTACGCGCCTTCGAGAACCTGACTAATCAGCCTGCACTCTGCGGGGAAGAGGGTGCCGACAGTAACCCGTTCGATTTGCGGATAAACGACGCGCAACGTCAGCAACTGAATCTCTGCTATCGGGATCTGTACGCAAGCAACGAGCGGTTTCGCGAGGTCATGGCCCCCTTGTATCGCCATGCGTTGCAGCTCAAGGAGCTGGACCGCGATCATCCGGACGTACAGAAACGTATCACGGTGACCGAGTTGTCGGCCAAGCGTGATGAGGAGCTGTGCGACACTATTGAGGACCTGTGGTTTCGTGCCAAGGCGTGGCCGATAAAAGGCATTGAGCCTATGCGGCAAACCGTTGAAATCAATGGGTTTTCATTTCATTTTCATGGCTACATTGCCGAGTTGGATGCTTGGGTGGTGCTGGGTTTCGATCCCTCTGAAAACCAGCAGATGAAACGATCAACAGCCAAGTTGCCGATCTGGGCCGAGTGGGTAATAAAGCGCACCCTGTTTCAAGCTTTCTGCCGCAAGCCTGTGATTTGGCTAGAAAACTATGATGCCGCCAAACGAGTTTTACAGTCGCTGGCAGGATCAGCCGTCGCGGGGCCGGGCTTCGATTACAAGGTGAAGGGCGAGCTGAGCGCCGCGCCTGTGCTGGATGCCTTTGTCACGGCTGCCAGCTTCATCGAGAACCTGGGGCTGGACGTTCCTGCCGCTGTCGCTCAGATGAGCTTCGCCGAAAATGACCCTGATCGGTTTTTCTTCGAAGCCCTGAGTTTGTTCTGGAAAGCGTTCGAAGCGCATCTACTCACCCAGACCCCGCCGGTGATGACTTACAACAGAATGTTTGCGCTGTTTGGGGAGACTTCGCCCGAGAACTTGAAACGGATCAATGATGAGCTGCTAAGGCCACTGTCGCACCTGATGATCGATGAATTTCAGGACGTTTCTCCGCAAATTGTTTCCTGGATTCGCGCCAGCCTGCGGGAGATTCGCAGCCGCGGCCCCTCAATGCACATTGGGCGTGCTGCGCAGCGCTCTTCCTTGATGTGTGTCGGTGATGATTGGCAGTCCATCTATGGGTGGCGCGGCAGTTCACCAAAATACTTCATGGAGTTCGCCAAAGAGTTCTCATCGCCTGCCACCACCAAGGTGATGCTCAGCGACAACTTCCGCAGCCACCAGCACATTATTGACGCGGCCGAGCATATCGTCCGCGCCGCACCGTCGATTGCCGGCAAGAAGGCCAAAGCGGCCGGCGGTGTTCAAGAGCTGCTGCCGGTGACCGTGCAGGATCGCGACGACGATGAACTGACCGAGCGTTTGATTCAGCACTACAACGATGGCGATTCGATCCTGTTGCTGTACCGCAAGAGCAGTGAAAAAGCCCGGTTTTCCGAGCAATTACAGGCACTGGTTAATGAAGACTCTGGATTGCCACCCGAATCGAGACGCTTCAAGCAACTGACCTATCACAGCTCAAAGGGCTTGCAGGCCGACGCGGTGTTTCTGCTCGGGGATTGCCAACATTTGACCCTGTCGCCCTACAAAAACCAGGTCTATCGAATGGCTGGATTAGGCAAGGACGGTGATGCGGACCCGTTCGACACCGCACAAAAAGACGAAGTCCTGCGCCTGGCGTATGTTGCCATTACCCGGGCGGTGCGTCATTGCTACTGGTACATCGACAGCAGTGGCAGCGAAAACGCGGCTGTCCCCAAAGCTTCCGACAGGATCGCAGGAGACAAGCCGTTTTTCGACGATAGACGCGGGCAGGGTGTTACAAAAAACCCGACACTTGCGGTGGAATGA
- a CDS encoding pirin family protein, which translates to MLELRPFNTLGGANHGWLNAHHHFSFAEYYDPKRMNWGQLRVWNDDVIAPQTGFPKHPHRDMEIITYVREGAITHEDNLGNKGRTEAGDVQVMSAGTGIAHSEYNMESTATKIFQIWIVPDETGSAPSWGAKPFPKGQREGFVTLASGKDGDDQNLRIRANARLVAANLKAGETVEYRLDAGRRAYLVPATGIIEVNGLRAAARDGVAVEDEHLLRVTAIEDSEIILVDVA; encoded by the coding sequence ATGCTCGAATTAAGACCCTTTAACACGTTGGGCGGCGCAAACCATGGCTGGCTGAACGCACATCATCACTTCTCTTTCGCGGAGTATTACGACCCTAAGCGCATGAATTGGGGCCAGCTGCGGGTATGGAACGATGATGTCATCGCCCCGCAGACCGGCTTCCCGAAACACCCGCACCGCGACATGGAAATCATCACATACGTCCGTGAAGGTGCGATCACCCACGAAGACAATCTGGGCAACAAGGGCCGCACGGAGGCGGGTGATGTTCAGGTCATGAGCGCCGGAACCGGTATAGCCCACAGCGAATACAACATGGAATCGACTGCGACCAAGATCTTCCAGATATGGATTGTGCCTGATGAGACCGGCTCAGCGCCTTCATGGGGTGCCAAACCATTCCCTAAAGGTCAGCGTGAAGGTTTCGTCACGCTGGCCAGCGGAAAGGACGGCGATGACCAAAACCTGCGCATTCGTGCTAACGCACGTTTGGTAGCCGCCAACTTGAAGGCCGGTGAAACCGTTGAGTACCGCCTGGACGCGGGTCGCCGAGCCTATCTGGTTCCGGCTACAGGGATCATCGAGGTCAACGGTTTGCGTGCAGCAGCACGTGATGGCGTTGCGGTAGAGGATGAGCACTTGCTGCGCGTTACGGCCATTGAGGACAGTGAAATTATTCTGGTGGATGTGGCCTGA
- a CDS encoding zinc ribbon domain-containing protein, with translation MPTYEYECQTCGSFTMLRPMDQRHQPCQCPICAGDGGRLILSAPSLPTLSSNQRMAITTNERSANAPQTVGEYQQNRRHPSGCSCCAPSKPVTSSKANPLGLKSKTGPRPWMISH, from the coding sequence ATGCCGACCTATGAGTACGAATGTCAGACCTGCGGCTCGTTCACGATGCTGCGGCCCATGGACCAGCGTCATCAACCGTGTCAGTGCCCGATCTGCGCGGGTGACGGAGGGCGGTTGATCCTCTCGGCACCGTCGCTACCGACATTGTCGAGCAATCAGCGTATGGCGATCACGACCAATGAGCGCAGTGCAAACGCGCCGCAGACCGTCGGCGAATACCAGCAGAACCGGCGTCACCCCAGTGGTTGTAGCTGTTGCGCACCGAGCAAACCGGTGACGTCGAGCAAGGCCAATCCACTGGGCCTTAAGAGTAAAACCGGTCCAAGACCGTGGATGATCAGCCATTAA
- the fmdA gene encoding formamidase codes for MTDTLIKVDLNQAATENEQIHNRWHPDIPMACWVKPGEDFILETYDWTAGAIKNNDDASDVRDVDLSTVHYLSGPVGVHGAEPGDLLVVDLLDIGAKAESMWGFNGFFSRQNGGGFLTDHFPSAQKAIWDFKGMFTSSRHIPGVNFAGLIHPGLIGCLPDHVMLADWNRREQELIDTNPTRVPPLANAPMAPTAHMGKLKGQARDEAAATGARTVPPREHGGNCDIKDLSRGSKIFFPVYVKGAGLSVGDLHFSQGDGEITFCGAIEMAGWVHMKVELIKGGMAKYGIKNPVFKPSPIIPTYQNYLIFEGISVDEEGKQHYLDVNIAYRQACLNAINYLTKFGYSPAQGYALLGSAPVQGHISGVVDIPNACATLWLPTEIFDFDINPNANGPTKHLDGSIDLPIAPDL; via the coding sequence ATGACCGACACGTTGATCAAGGTTGACCTCAATCAGGCCGCTACCGAGAACGAACAGATCCACAACCGTTGGCACCCGGATATTCCGATGGCGTGCTGGGTCAAGCCCGGAGAGGACTTCATCCTCGAAACCTATGATTGGACTGCCGGTGCAATCAAGAACAATGACGATGCCTCCGATGTTCGTGATGTCGATCTCTCGACGGTGCATTACTTGTCTGGGCCGGTAGGGGTGCACGGTGCGGAGCCGGGTGATCTGCTGGTGGTCGATTTGCTGGATATCGGTGCCAAAGCCGAATCGATGTGGGGTTTCAACGGTTTCTTTTCACGGCAAAACGGTGGTGGATTCCTGACCGATCATTTCCCCAGCGCACAGAAAGCCATTTGGGATTTCAAGGGCATGTTCACCAGCTCGCGGCACATCCCTGGTGTGAATTTTGCGGGCTTGATCCATCCCGGTCTGATCGGATGCCTGCCGGATCACGTGATGCTCGCGGACTGGAACCGGCGTGAGCAGGAACTGATCGATACCAATCCGACCCGGGTGCCACCGCTTGCCAACGCACCCATGGCCCCAACTGCACACATGGGCAAACTCAAGGGCCAGGCCCGCGACGAAGCCGCTGCCACGGGCGCGCGAACCGTTCCGCCCCGCGAGCATGGCGGTAACTGCGACATCAAGGACCTTTCACGGGGTTCGAAGATTTTCTTTCCGGTCTACGTCAAGGGAGCTGGCTTGTCGGTTGGCGATCTGCACTTCAGTCAGGGCGACGGCGAAATTACCTTTTGTGGTGCCATCGAAATGGCCGGCTGGGTCCATATGAAAGTCGAGCTGATCAAGGGCGGCATGGCCAAATACGGGATCAAAAACCCGGTATTCAAACCGAGCCCGATCATTCCGACCTACCAGAACTACCTGATCTTCGAAGGTATCTCTGTGGATGAAGAGGGCAAGCAGCACTACCTGGACGTCAATATCGCGTACCGCCAGGCCTGCCTGAATGCCATCAATTACCTGACCAAGTTCGGTTACTCGCCCGCTCAAGGGTATGCGCTGCTGGGCTCGGCTCCGGTGCAAGGGCATATCAGCGGTGTGGTCGATATTCCCAACGCGTGCGCGACGTTGTGGTTGCCGACCGAGATCTTCGATTTCGACATCAACCCCAACGCCAACGGTCCGACGAAACACCTCGACGGCAGCATTGATCTGCCGATTGCCCCAGACCTGTAA
- the urtE gene encoding urea ABC transporter ATP-binding subunit UrtE, with the protein MFNIDKLSCGYGQSQILHDLDLNVAKREIVAVMGRNGMGKTTLFKSLMGILPQWHGRISVDGHDVSPLETHERVERGIAYVPQGRMIFPSMSVLENIQTGLPASAKGKVPDDLYALFPVLYEMRSRKGGNLSGGQQQQLAIARALATNPKVLLLDEPTEGIQPSIIKDIARTLKEIRNLRDLTIVVSEQVLSFTLEIADRFLVIEKGRFVVEETRDKVDEATISRYLSV; encoded by the coding sequence ATGTTCAACATCGACAAACTGTCCTGCGGCTATGGTCAGAGCCAAATCCTGCATGACCTGGACCTGAACGTCGCCAAGCGTGAGATTGTTGCCGTGATGGGACGCAATGGCATGGGCAAGACAACGTTATTCAAGAGTCTGATGGGCATCTTGCCGCAGTGGCACGGACGCATCAGCGTCGATGGCCATGATGTCTCGCCGCTGGAAACCCATGAACGAGTCGAGCGAGGTATCGCCTACGTGCCTCAGGGGCGGATGATATTTCCCAGCATGAGTGTGCTGGAAAACATCCAGACCGGATTGCCGGCATCGGCCAAGGGTAAGGTGCCCGATGACCTTTATGCATTGTTTCCGGTGCTTTACGAAATGCGCTCGCGAAAGGGCGGCAACTTGTCGGGCGGCCAGCAGCAACAACTGGCGATCGCCCGCGCTTTGGCGACTAATCCAAAAGTGTTGTTGCTGGATGAGCCGACCGAGGGCATTCAGCCGTCAATCATCAAGGACATCGCCCGCACGCTCAAAGAAATCCGCAACCTGCGCGACCTGACTATCGTCGTTTCGGAGCAAGTGCTGTCGTTCACTCTGGAAATCGCCGACCGTTTCCTGGTGATTGAAAAAGGTCGTTTCGTGGTCGAAGAAACCCGCGACAAGGTCGACGAAGCTACCATCAGCCGCTACCTGTCGGTGTGA
- the urtD gene encoding urea ABC transporter ATP-binding protein UrtD, with amino-acid sequence MSASGFEMNKPVLTIEGLTVSFDGFKAVDNLNLYIDRNEVRVVIGPNGAGKTTVLDLICGKTRATSGSIQFDGKELTKMHEYNIVRAGVGRKFQNPSIYENLTVFENLEMSYPTGRKVFGALFFKRSAEVIARVEEVANEIFLGDLLQQQADLLSHGQKQWLEIGMLLMQNPDLLMLDEPVAGMSVNERAQTAELLKRISKGRSVLVIEHDMEFVKSIAHKVTVLHQGKVLAEGSMESIQKNPKVIEVYLGH; translated from the coding sequence ATGAGTGCCAGTGGTTTTGAAATGAACAAGCCAGTGCTGACCATCGAGGGACTGACCGTGTCTTTTGACGGCTTCAAGGCCGTTGATAACCTCAATCTGTATATCGACCGCAACGAAGTGCGCGTGGTGATTGGTCCCAATGGCGCAGGCAAGACCACGGTGCTTGATCTGATCTGCGGTAAGACCCGCGCTACCAGCGGCAGTATTCAGTTCGATGGAAAGGAACTGACCAAGATGCATGAGTACAACATCGTCCGCGCTGGAGTGGGGCGAAAATTCCAGAACCCGTCGATCTACGAGAACCTGACGGTGTTTGAAAATCTGGAAATGTCTTATCCCACAGGCCGCAAGGTGTTCGGTGCATTGTTCTTCAAGCGCAGTGCCGAAGTGATTGCCCGGGTAGAGGAGGTAGCCAATGAGATTTTCCTCGGAGACCTGTTGCAACAGCAAGCCGACCTGTTGTCCCACGGCCAGAAGCAGTGGTTAGAAATCGGCATGCTACTGATGCAGAACCCGGACCTGTTGATGCTCGACGAACCGGTCGCCGGCATGAGCGTCAACGAGCGGGCACAAACCGCCGAGCTGTTAAAGCGAATCAGCAAGGGCCGCTCCGTGCTGGTGATCGAGCACGACATGGAATTCGTCAAGAGCATCGCGCACAAGGTCACGGTGCTCCACCAAGGCAAGGTGCTGGCCGAGGGCAGCATGGAATCCATACAGAAAAATCCCAAAGTCATTGAAGTCTATCTGGGCCATTGA
- a CDS encoding FAD-dependent oxidoreductase: protein MAINNRPSLDNGFQRKGDRISALQFANAEDFTADDYVLATGNASDRLAAQLGIRLPLYPLKGYSLTLPLTSNVGVPETSVTDFDNKVVYARLGQQFRVAAMVDIGIKNTHPDPERIAALCRLCEEAFPDAGDYHQARGWAGLRPSTPQGPPILGPSPFKNFWLNTGHGSLGFTLASACGQIVSDLIAGRPAPIHLEGLTLKGQDCPPRS from the coding sequence ATGGCCATCAACAACCGACCAAGCTTGGACAATGGTTTTCAGCGCAAAGGAGATCGAATCTCAGCACTGCAATTTGCGAATGCCGAAGACTTCACTGCTGACGATTACGTGCTCGCTACCGGCAACGCCAGCGATCGACTCGCGGCCCAATTGGGTATCCGCCTGCCGCTCTACCCACTCAAGGGCTATAGCTTAACTTTACCGCTTACCAGCAACGTCGGCGTCCCGGAAACCAGCGTGACCGACTTCGACAACAAGGTGGTGTACGCTCGACTCGGCCAACAGTTTCGCGTCGCCGCCATGGTCGACATTGGCATCAAAAACACCCATCCCGACCCAGAGCGCATTGCGGCTCTGTGTCGCCTGTGCGAAGAAGCCTTCCCTGACGCAGGCGATTATCACCAGGCACGCGGCTGGGCTGGGCTACGCCCTTCTACACCGCAGGGGCCGCCCATTCTGGGACCCAGTCCCTTCAAGAATTTCTGGCTCAACACTGGCCACGGAAGCCTCGGTTTTACACTCGCGAGCGCCTGCGGTCAGATAGTGAGCGACCTTATCGCCGGTAGACCGGCACCGATCCATCTGGAAGGCCTGACGTTAAAAGGCCAGGATTGCCCCCCAAGGAGTTGA
- a CDS encoding RidA family protein: MTIKRIDPNGRLSGVVVHGSLVYLSGQVPNDRRLDCEGQTLNVLEKIDRLLERASSSREHLVSAHIWLKDIDRDFAVMNRIWSEWLPTRCAPARATTQATLASSDILVEIMVVAAIPTV; encoded by the coding sequence ATGACTATTAAACGAATCGACCCAAACGGGCGCCTCAGTGGTGTTGTCGTCCATGGTTCTCTGGTTTACCTGTCTGGACAGGTCCCCAACGACCGACGCCTGGACTGCGAGGGCCAGACCCTTAATGTATTGGAAAAAATTGATCGACTTCTGGAACGTGCATCCAGCAGCCGCGAACATCTAGTGAGCGCGCATATCTGGTTGAAGGATATCGATCGCGACTTCGCAGTGATGAACCGTATCTGGAGCGAATGGCTGCCAACCAGATGTGCGCCGGCCAGAGCGACAACTCAAGCCACGCTGGCCTCGTCCGACATTTTAGTTGAAATCATGGTGGTTGCAGCGATACCGACGGTTTGA